In Gemmatimonadaceae bacterium, the sequence GCCGCCAGCGGGCCGTGCGCATCGTGCAGCGACTCAACGACCTGGGCGTGCGCATCAGCTTCGAGTCGGTCGTGGAGCAGGCGGCCGGCGGCGCGATCGGCCGCCCTCACGTGGCTCGCGCACTCGTCCAGGAAGGCTGGGCCACCGACCTGCGCGACGCCTTCGACCGCTATCTCGGCAACGGCCGTCCGGCATTCGTGGCCAAGGACCGGCTGACGATGATCGACGCCGTGGCGATGATCCACCGCGCCGGCGGCATCGCCGTGATGGCGCACCCCGGGCACACCGGCAGCCGGACACGGCTGGAATCGCTGGCCGCGCACGGCATGGATGGGGTCGAAGTGCTCCACCCCAGCCATAGTGCCGAAGACGTGGCTCGCCTGCGCGCGCTGACCGAGCACCTCGGGCTCGTGCCCAGCGGCGGGTCCGACTGGCACGGCTCCGAGGACGGTCCGCGTACGCTTGGTTCCATGCACGTGCCGCAAGGCTGGCTGGCGCGCCAGGACGCGTACCTCGCCGCCATGGCGGCGAGCGCCGTCACGTAGTCCGTCTACACCGGAGGGACGATGGAACTGCGCGGACGGGTGGCACTGGTAACCGGAGCCGGAAGGCGCGTCGGACGCGCCATCGCCGTCGGACTCGGCGCGCGCGGCATGCGCGTGGCCGTCCACTACCACGGCTCGCCGACCGACGCCGAGGAGTCGGTGCGTCTCATCCGCGCGGCCGGCGGCGAAGCCGAGCCTCTGCGCGCCGACCTCGGCGACCCGGGCGCGCCCGGGCCGCTCATCGATGCGGTGGTGGGCCGGTTCGGCACGCTCGACGTGCTCGTCAACTCGGCCGCGATCATGGAGCGCACGCCCTTCGGCCAGGTGACCGCCGGACAGTGGGAGCGCATCTTCGCACTCAATCTGCGCGCTCCGTTCTTTCTCGCGCAGGCCGCGGCACCCCACCTGGCGGGCGGCGCCGGCGGCGCGATCGTGAATATCGCGGACCTGGCGGCGTTCGAGACGTGGCCGGGCTATCTGCCGCACGGCCTCTCCAAACTCGGCGTCGTGCGGCTCACCGAGTCGCTGGCCCGGATCATGGCGCCTGCCGTGCGGGTGAACGCGGTCGCGCCCGGCAACGTGCTGCTCCCCGATGGCTGGAGCGACGCCGACGCCGAGCGGCTACGGTCCACCACGCCGCTCGCGCGGAACGGTTCCCCGGCTGACGTCGTGCAAGCGGTGGCGTACTTGCTCGAGGCGGACTTCGTCACCGGCGAGACGATCGTCGTCGACGGCGGCCGTCGTGTCCGCGGCTAACCCGCGGTTCTCCGCGCCGCAGGCGTTCGGCCGCATCACGGTGGTCGGGGGCGGATGCTATGGGGGGTATTACGTGCGCCAGCTCCGGCGCGCGGTGGCGGCCGGCGCGGTGCGGTGCGCTGGCGTGACCGTCGTGGATCGCGATGCCGCGTGCCCGGTCGCGCGCCGCGTTGGCGCCGGTGACCCGCTGGTCCGCGTGGAGATCGCCGATTGGCGCGCGCACTTCGCTCGCTACCTGGCGGCGGCGCGCCGCGACGGTGACGCCGCCGAGGATGCCATCGTGCCGTCGCCGCTCATGCCGCACCTGCTGCGGGACTGGCTCGTGGACGCGGCGCGCACGCGGTGGCCCGGCCGCGACGTAAGGGTGGCGCCGCTCCGGGCGACGCCTCACGTGCCCTGGGAGCGGGCCGCCCCCGACGGCACGCACTACGTGAGCTTCGCGACGTGGATGTGTCCCATCAACTGCATAGAACCGGCGGTGTGCCCGCATACCAAGGGACCTCGCGACTGGAGCATGGCGCCCGCGATCCGCGAATACGCGGCCGCTCAGGCCGACCCGGGTACGGCGCGGGAGCCGATCCTCTTCCAGTGCACCCACCGCGCGTACGGCGTCGGTATGATCGATGTGCGCGACGTGCTGGCCGCCGACGCGGCGATCGCCGCATCGGGCGCGATCGGCGCGCCCGTGGATGTGCTGGTGGGCACGGTGTCGCACTGCCACGGCGCGCTCAGCCGCGTCGTCGTCGCGGCGGAGCCCGCCGTCGGGCAATTGCCCTAGCAGGGCGGGGCCACGGTTCCCCTCGCCGAGCAAACCGGCGAGATTCCATACCTATGGTAACGCCGGCGACCATCGGCTGCGCGCCGGCCCAAACGGTGAGAGACCAGTGGCCCATACCTACGAATATGAGGTCGTGATCATCGGTGCCGGGCCCGCGGGCCTGTGCGCGGGAATGTACGCCGGTCGCGGCATGCTCAAGACCGTCGTCCTGGAGCGCGGCGCGCCGGGCGGCGAGTTGCTCAATACGGAGTTGATCGAGGATTATCCCGGCTTCGAACACATTCTCGGCTATGAACTGGCCCAGAAGTTCGCCGACCACGCGACCAAGTTCGGCGCCGAGTTGCGCACGGGGGTCGTCGTCATGTCCGTCAAACGGCGCGATGACGGCCAGTTCGAAACCATTACGGAGGAGGGCGACGTCTATCTCTCGCCGACGGTGATCGTCACGGCGGGCGGTACTCCCGTGAAACTCGGCATTCCCGGCGAGTTGGAATACGCCGGCAAGGGCGTGTCGTACTGCGCCGTGTGCGACGGGGCGTTCTTCCGCGGGCACACGATCGCCGTGGTGGGCGGCGGCGATGCCGCGGTGGAGGAAGCCGACTACCTCACGCGCTACGCGGACAAGGTGTATCTCGTGCACCGCCGCGGCGAACTGCGCGCCTCGAAGATCCTGCAGGAGCGCGCGTTCGCCAATCCGAAGATTGAATTCATCTGGAACACGATGGTCAACCGCGCCGTGGGCGACGACCATGGGCTGCTCCACCATCTCGAACTGCACGACACCGTGACGGGCGCGCACCGCGATCTGCCCGTTACCGGCCTGTTCATCTTCGTCGGGTTCAAGCCCAACACCGGGATCATCGGCGAGCACGTGGACCACGATGAATTCGGCTACCTGCGCACCGACTGGAGCATGCAGACATCGGTGCCCGGATTATTTGCAGCGGGCGACGTGCGCGTGCAGATCACGCGCCAGGTGACGACGGCGGTGGGCGATGCCACGACGGCCGCCATTGCGGCCGAGAAGTACCTCAAGGCACGGGCCGACGCCGCTACCCCCGTGGGCGCGGCCTGAAGATGCGGGTTCCGTGATCACGATTCGCTTCGAGACCGTTGGCCCGTTCCAGGAGAACAGCTACCTGGTCGTCGATGACGCCACCGAGCGTGCGGCGCTGGTCGATCCCGGGGACGAACCCGAGCGGCTGCTTGAAATGGTGGCCCGCTCGGGCGCGACGCTTGATGCCATCTGGCTCACCCACGCCCACCTGGACCACGTCGGCGCCATCAATGGCGTGCGGCGGGTGCATCCGGTGCCGGTGTTCCTGCATCCGCTCGACCGGCCGCTCTACGATCGGGCGGCCGAGATCGCGGCGGCCTACGGGGTCCCGCTCGAGCAGCCCGATCCCCCCGACCGCACGCTCGCCGACGGTGACGTGGTCACCGTGGGTGCGCTGCGCTTCAACGTGCTCCACACGCCGGGTCACGCGCCCGGCCACGTGGTCTTTGTGGGCCCCGGGCTCGCGCTCGGTGGTGACCTCCTGTTCCGGGGATCGGTGGGTCGCACCGATCTCCCATTCTGCAACGGAGCCGACATGGAGGCATCGCTCGCCCGCGTGAGCGCACTCCCCGGCGAGATCGTCGTCTATCCAGGGCACGGCCCGTCGACCACCATCGACGAGGAACTGGCGAACAACCCGTTCCTGAACGGGACGGCGATGCCGGTGCGGCGGTGACCATCACGGGGCGCAGCGCCGGGCTGGCGCAGGTCGCGCTGTCGGCGTGGTGGCTGGGCGCGGCGATCCTGCTCGCGGCGGCCGTGGCGCCAGCGGCGTTCGCAGTGCTGCCAACGCGCAGCCTGGCCGGCGACCTCGTCGGCCGCTTGCTTCCCGTGATCTTCTGGGCTGGCATGGCGGTGTTCGCGTCCGTCATGGTGTTGGGCGCGTGGACCGACACCGCCTCCAAGTACAAGCCGCGCGTGCTCGCCGCCGCCGTCGGCGGCACGGCGTGCATGATCGCCCAGTTCGTGGTCGATGGGATGATCGCGCGCCTGCGGGCGCAGGCCCACGGGCCGGTGGACGCCCTGGCGCCCACCAACCCGCTGCGGGTGGCCTTCGGCCAGTTGCACCTGTTCAGCGTCGTCCTGCTCGGCGTGGCGATGCTCGCGGCCGCCCTCGTGCTCGTGCTCGCCTTGCGCGGGCAGCGAGATCTATCAGTACACTGATAACCTTCCGTTGGCTTCCCTGACTGTGGTTCCTGCCATGACCTCCGCGACCCGCTCCGAAACGGATCCCCTCGGCCCGCTCGATGTGCCGGCCGATGCATATTACGGTGTTCAGACCCAGCGCGCGCTCGAGAACTTTCCCATCAGCGGTCTGAGGCCGCTCAGGGAATTCGTGCGCGCCGTGGTCTGGATCAAGAAGGCGGCCGCCCTCACACACAAGGAAACCGGCCGCCTCGACGCCAAACTCGCCGACGCCATTGCCGCCGCCGCCGACGAGGTGCTGGCCGGCAAGCTCGACGCCCACTTCGTGGTGGACGTGTATCAGGCAGGCGCCGGCACCTCGCACAACATGAACGTCAACGAAGTGCTGGCCAACCGCGCCAACGAACTGCTCGGCGGCAAGCGCGGGGCGTATACACCGGTGCACCCAAACGACCACGTCAACATGGCGCAGTCCACCAACGACGTGATCCCGACGGCCATCCGGCTGGGCGCCCTCGACCTGTTGACCGGCCTCGACCGCGCGTTCGGCGCACTGCGCGACACCCTGGCCGCCAAAGGCCGCGCATTCGACGACGTGCTCAAGTCCGGGCGTACCCACCTGCAGGACGCCATGCCGATTCGCCTCGGCCAGGAGTTCTCCGCCTACGCCGATACGATCGACCGCAATCTGGCGCGGATCCGGCAGGCCGCTGACTTCCTGCGCGACCTGGGCATCGGCGGGAGCGCTGTCGGAACCGGCGTGAACGTCGAGCCGGAGTATCCCGCCCTCATGAACAAGTACCTCAAGCAGATCACGGGGCTCGATCTCCGCGCGGGCAAGGACCGCATTCAACTCATGCAGAGCATGGGCGACGCCGCGGCCTTCTCGGCGGTCGTGAAAGTGCTCGCCCTCGACCTCAGCAAGATCGCGAGCGATCTGCGGCTCATGGTGAGCGGCCCGCGCACGGGCCTCGACGAGATCACGCTCCCCGCCGTGCAGCCCGGCTCTTCGATCATGCCCGGCAAGATCAATCCGTCCGTCGCCGAGATGGTGAACCAGGTCTGCTTCCAGGTCATTGGCAACGACGCCTGCGTGGCTGCGGCGGCCGAGCACGGCCAGCTCGAACTGAACGTGATGATGCCCGTGATCGCCCACAACGTGATGTTCTCCATGATCATCCTCACCAACGCCGCGGCCGCGCTCGACGTGCGCTGTGTGGCGGGGATCACGGCCAACCGCGAGCAGTGCGCGTACTGGCTGGAGCGCTCGGCCGCGCTGGCCACGGCGCTCGCCCCGAAGATCGGCTACTCCAAGGCCGCGGACATCAGCAAGCGCTCGGTCAAGGAGGGCGTGCTCATCCGGGATCTGGTGAAGCGCGACCAGGTGTTGCCGCCGGCCGAGATCGATGAGGTGCTGGATCTGCGGAAGATGACCGAGATCGGGGTGCCGGGTGGAAAGCACGGAGGCGCGTAGGCATTCCCGGGCTGGCCGGGCTGGGGCTCCCCTTTCCGAGGGGAACGCCGGGCATTAACGTCCTCTTGTGCGTATCACCACCCTGGCCGAATACGGCGTGATCTGCGCGCTACACCTGGCGAAGCGCAGCGACGAGGGGCCCGTCACGGGCCGCGACATCGCGGCCAGTGAGCGCCTGCCCGTGGACTACGTGGAGCAGATTCTGCTCCGGCTGCGCCGTGCCGAGATCGTCAAGAGCACCCGCGGAGCACGCGGTGGCTACGCCCTGGCGCGCCCAGCCTGCGACATCACGGTGCGCGACGTGATCGCGGCTTCCGAACTCACCACCTTCGACCTGCACTGCGTGTCGCATCCGGTCGAGGAGGAGCGGTGCTCGGCCGCCCACGAGTGCAGCATTCGCCCGGTGTGGCTCATGCTGCAGCAGAAGATCGACGAGGTGCTCGAAGGGGTGTGCCTCTCCGACCTGCTGCACCAGGAGCGCGAGGTCCGTACGCGCGTGGGCCTCTCCGAGATCGCCGAACTCGATCGCGGGCGCGGTCTCCCCGTGTTGCAGAACGGCTGAGCCGACCCGGCCAGGCGATCCCTCGATGCCGATCTTCGGACGGTGGAGAGCCGAACGCCAATTGCAGGAGCGCGCCGAGCGCTTCGTCTCGGTCCTGAACGCCCCGCCTGACGGCACCGACGTCGCCTGGCTGGCCGCGGTCGCGACCCGCGGCGACACCGATCACGCTGCCTGGGAATTGCGGTATGCGCGGCGCGCTCTCGGGCTGGTCAGCGCCCAGCGCGACGCGCTGGACGACCGAACCGGCGCGATCGTGGCACACACCATGGCGGCGGCCTTCGAGCGCGACCGGAACATCGGGCGCGACCGCCTCGAGCTGGCACATCGCCAGTTCAACGCACGGCTGAGCGCCTATCGCGACGCGGTGGGCGCGCGCGTCTCCGGCGCCACCCCGGCGCGCCTCGGGCGCACGCTGCTGGCCTTCGCCGGAGGCTCGTTTCGCGAGGTCGATGCCAACGTGACGCGGGCCGGCGACTTGCTGGCCGGCTATCTCCAGGCGGCCAACGACTCACTCCGCGAGATCTTCGGCACGGCCACGCTGCCGGAGCACGTGCCCCCCTCGGCCATCGAGCGGCACTGAGCACCCGCCCCAAAAAGCCGAGGCGCGCTCCGACTGGAGCGCGCCCATGAGATTGCGGCAGAGAATGCCGAAGGCGGGACTCGAACCCGCACGGGCTTGCACCCACTGGCTCCTGAAGCCAGCGCGTCTACCAGTTCCACCACTTCGGCGCGAACGCGGATATTATTGACGGCTGACCATGAAGTCAACGAACGAAGCCAACGACACCGTTTCGATTGCGAAGAACAAGCGCGCCCGCCACGACTATCACATTCTGGAGACGTGGGAGGCGGGGCTCGTGCTGACCGGCACCGAGGTCAAGTCGCTCCGCGACGGCAAGGCACAACTCGTCGATGCCTATGGCATCGTGAAGGATGGGGAGGTCTACCTGCTCAACCTCCACATTTCCCCCTACAAGCAGGGCAGCTACAATAACCACGAGCCCACCCGCACCCGCAAACTGTTGCTCCACAAGCGTCAAATCCGTCGTCTGATTGGCGCGGTGGAGCGCGAGGGACTCACCCTCGTGCCCCTGGATCTGTATTTCAAGCACGGGGTGGCCAAAGTGACGCTGGCGCTGGGCAAGGGAAAGAAGCTGCACGACAAGCGCGAAACGGCCAAAGCGCGGGACGCCGAGCGCGAGATGGCGCGCGTGGGGCGCACACGGTGATCGCCCTCGTCCTCGCCGCGTTCCAGCTCGCTGCCGCCATGCCGGTGCGACCGGCCCCCGTCGCCGACCGCATCGGGCCGGCGCGTGCCGCCATCGGGTCGGACGGCCATCCCCATCTCCAGGGCGACACGCCGGCCGTCGTCGTCGTCGATGCCGGACACGGCGGCGTCGACAACGGGATGAGTGGCCCGATCGGTGCCACGCACAAGATCTACGAGAAGAACATCACCCTGCAGGTCGCCCTCAAGCTCGGTCGGGCGCTCCAGGCCCGGGGGGTGAAGGTCGTCTACACACGCACCACCGACACGCTGATCAACCTGTACGATCGCGGCCCGATCGCCAACCGCGCCCACGGCAATCTGTTCATCTCGATCCACGTCAACGCGTCCAACCCCAAGTGGAAGGACGCCGCCACGGCCCGCGGGTTCGAAACCTATTTTCTGTCCGAAGCGAAGACCGAAGACGCCCGTCGAGTGGAAGCCATGGAAAACTCGGCGGCCCGTTTCGACAGCGGCAGCCCCGTGTCCAAGGGTGATCCGCTAAGTTTCATCCTCAGCGACATGCAGCAGAACGAGCATCTCCGCGAGTCGATGAAACTGGCCGAAACCGTGCAGGATCAACTGGGGGCCGTGGAGCCGGGCCCGGACCGCGGCGTCCAGCAGGCGGCATTCGTCGTCCTCGAAACGGCGTTCATGCCGGCCGTGCTCGTCGAGATCGGCTTCGGCACGAATCCGCAGGAGGCCGCGTTCATTTCCAACCCGCGGTCGCAGACCAAGCTCGCTGGTGCGATCGCCGATGCGGCCGTGGATTATCTCAACGCCTACCGGGCCGGCGTGAACGGTGTGGCGGATCGCGTCGCCGGCCGCCACCAATGAGCCCGGAGTCCGTGCTTCGCGTCAGCGCTGCCGGACTCGAATTCCAGAATCCCATCGTTCTTGCCGCCGGAACCGCCGGCTATGGGCACGAGGTGTCGGGCGTGACGGATCTCGCGGCCATCGGCGGGCTGGTCACCAAGGCGGTGAGCCTCGAGCCGCGCCAGGGCGCCCCCGCGCCGCGCGTAGCGGAGTTCGAGGGCGGCATGATCAACGCCGTCGGGCTGGCCAACCCGGGCGTTGACGAGGTGTGCCGCACGCACTTGCCGTGGCTGGAGGTCGCCCTGCCAGGCACGCGAAAACTCGTCAACGTGGTCGGCTTCGTGGTGGACGAGTTCGCCGAAGTCGTGCAGCGGCTCGAAGCGAGCGAGCACGCCGGCGGTGCGATCGACGGCTACGAGTTGAACGTGAGCTGCCCGAACACCAAGGCCGGCGGGATGGAGTTCGGCGCCGACGACACGGCCCTCGCCGCGGTCGTCATGCAGGTGCGACGTGTCACCCATCGGCCGGTGTTCGCCAAGCTCTCACCGGCGCTCGCCGACATCGCTCATACGGCGCGGGTCGCCGTCGACGCCGGCGCCCACGGGATCACCGTGGTGAACACGATCCCCGGATTGGTGGTGGATGTCGAAACGCGACGCCCGGCGCTGGGCTTCGGCACGGGCGGCGTGAGCGGCAGCGCGATCCTGCCCGTAGGCGTGCTCGCCACGTGGAAGGTGGCGCGGGCCGTGCCCGTGCCGGTGATCGGCCTGGGCGGCGTCCGCCACGCCACCGATGTCGTGCAGTACGTACTGGCCGGCGCGTCGCTGGTTGGAATGGGCACCGCGGCCATGCGCGATCCACGGCGGCCGGAGCGGGTGGTGCGCGATCTCGTCCGCTGGTGCGCGGCGCACGGCGTGGCCAATCTCGCCGACCTGCGCGGCACCTTGGAGTGGCCCGCATGACCACCCCCATCGTGGCGCTGGACGTGTCCCGCGTGGCCGACGCGCTGGCACTGGTCGACCGGCTCGACGGGCTCTGCGGGTTCTACAAGGTCGGCTTGCAGCTGTTCACCGCCGAAGGACCGGCGATCGTCCGCGCGGTGCGCGAGCGGGGGCGGGGAGCGGAGGTGTTCCTCGACCTCAAGTTGCACGACATTCCCAACACCGTGCGCGGCGCGGTGGCAAGCGCGGCCGCCCACGGGGCGCGGCTGGTGACGGTCCACGCCTCTGGCGGACGGGCGATGCTCGATGAGGCGCAGGCGGCGGCAGCGGCGGGCGGGTGTTCCCTGCTCGCGGTGACCGTGCTGACGTCGCTCGACGCGGCGGCGCTGGCCGCTGCCTGGGGACGTGACGGCGGCAGTGGGCGCACGCTCGATGTGGGGGACGAGGTGCTGCGGCTCTCGGCGGTCGCGGCCGCTGCCGGGCTGCACGGGGTGGTGTGCAGCGGGCGCGAGGCGGGAGCGGTACGGAGCCGCTTCGGCGGGCGATTGGCCACCCTCGTGCCGGGAGTGCGGCTCGCGGGGATGCCGGCGAACGATCAGGCTCGGGTGGTGACCCCAGGCGAAGCCGTGCTGGCGGGCGCGGCCTACGTAGTGCTGGGTCGCACGGTGACTGCGGCCGGCGACCCGCGGATCGCCATGGAGCGGGTGTTGGCGGAGCTCGCGGCCGAAGGCTCGTCGGGGGGCTGAGCGGCGGGTGTTTCACCGTTCACTGGCGGCTTGCGTCAAGTTGCAGCCCCAATTACTCTTAAGGTCTGGCCAGGAATTCCTGGATACGTGATTTTTCGTCCGGACCGGAGCTTCCGTGAAAGTACGCAGCAGCGTGAAGCCGATCTGCGAGCACTGCAAAGTGATCAAGCGGAACGGCGTGATCCGCATCATTTGCAAGCGCAACCCTAAGCATAAGCAGCGGCAGGGCTAATTCATGGCGCGAATCAGTGGAGTCGATCTCCCGCGTGAGAAGAAGGTCGAGGTCGGCTTGACCTACATCTACGGCATCGGCCGCAAGACGGCCGCCGCCATCGTCCAGAAGGCAGGCATCGATGCCGCGTTGCGCGTGCGCGACCTGTCGGATGGCGACGTCAACAAGCTGCGCCAGGTGATCGAGCGCGACCATAAGGTCGAGGGCGCGTTGCGCACCGAGGTGGCGATGAACGTGAAGCGGCTGATGGACATCGGCTCGTATCGCGGCATTCGGCACCGCCGTGGTCTTCCGGTGCGTGGCCAGCGGACGCACACCAACGCCCGCACCAAGAAGGGGCCGCGCCGCGCGATCGCGGGCAAGAAGAAGGTAACCAAGTAATCCTATGGCGACTGGCAAGAAGTCCAAGCGCGTCGTGGAGGCGGAAGGCATCGCCCACGTGAACGCCACGTTCAACAATACGATGGTCACGATCACCGACGCGCACGGGAACACCGTGTCCTGGGGTTCGTCGGGCAAGGCCGGCTTCAAAGGCTCCAAGAAGAGCACGCCGTTCGCGGCAACGGTCGCGTCCGAACAGTGCGCCCGGGAAGCGCTCAGCCTCGGCGTCAAGCGCGTGCATGTGCGCGTGCAGGGCCCCGGCAGCGGGCGTGAGTCGGCCATCCAGGCGCTGGCCTCGGCCGGACTGCAGGTGAAGTCGATCAAGGACGTGACGCCGATTCCGCACAACGGCTGCCGTCCGCCCAAGCGTCGGAGAGTCTGAGTCATGAGTCGGTATCTTGGAGCGAGTTGCAAGCTGTGCCGGCGCGAAGGGACCAAGCTGTTCCTCAAAGGCACCAAGTGCTTCACCGAGAAATGCCCCGTCGAGCGCCGTCCGTACGCGCCCGGGCAGCACGGCCAGAGCACGGCGCGCCGCCGCAAGGCGTCGGAGTACGCCAAGCAGTTGCGCGAGAAGCAGAAGATCAAGCGCATCTACGGGCTGGGCGAGCAGCAGTTCCGCAACATCTTCGAGAAGGTATCCTCGCTGCCCGG encodes:
- a CDS encoding PHP domain-containing protein is translated as MTTPAGATPGGERAAYVDLHTHSTASDGARSPTDVVAAAHQAGLAAVALTDHDTVAGIAEAQAAAAELGLRLVAGVELSAVEGDTETHVLGLHLSRVSEIEAGLIALREMRRQRAVRIVQRLNDLGVRISFESVVEQAAGGAIGRPHVARALVQEGWATDLRDAFDRYLGNGRPAFVAKDRLTMIDAVAMIHRAGGIAVMAHPGHTGSRTRLESLAAHGMDGVEVLHPSHSAEDVARLRALTEHLGLVPSGGSDWHGSEDGPRTLGSMHVPQGWLARQDAYLAAMAASAVT
- a CDS encoding SDR family oxidoreductase; protein product: MELRGRVALVTGAGRRVGRAIAVGLGARGMRVAVHYHGSPTDAEESVRLIRAAGGEAEPLRADLGDPGAPGPLIDAVVGRFGTLDVLVNSAAIMERTPFGQVTAGQWERIFALNLRAPFFLAQAAAPHLAGGAGGAIVNIADLAAFETWPGYLPHGLSKLGVVRLTESLARIMAPAVRVNAVAPGNVLLPDGWSDADAERLRSTTPLARNGSPADVVQAVAYLLEADFVTGETIVVDGGRRVRG
- the trxB gene encoding thioredoxin-disulfide reductase, translating into MAHTYEYEVVIIGAGPAGLCAGMYAGRGMLKTVVLERGAPGGELLNTELIEDYPGFEHILGYELAQKFADHATKFGAELRTGVVVMSVKRRDDGQFETITEEGDVYLSPTVIVTAGGTPVKLGIPGELEYAGKGVSYCAVCDGAFFRGHTIAVVGGGDAAVEEADYLTRYADKVYLVHRRGELRASKILQERAFANPKIEFIWNTMVNRAVGDDHGLLHHLELHDTVTGAHRDLPVTGLFIFVGFKPNTGIIGEHVDHDEFGYLRTDWSMQTSVPGLFAAGDVRVQITRQVTTAVGDATTAAIAAEKYLKARADAATPVGAA
- a CDS encoding MBL fold metallo-hydrolase, whose protein sequence is MITIRFETVGPFQENSYLVVDDATERAALVDPGDEPERLLEMVARSGATLDAIWLTHAHLDHVGAINGVRRVHPVPVFLHPLDRPLYDRAAEIAAAYGVPLEQPDPPDRTLADGDVVTVGALRFNVLHTPGHAPGHVVFVGPGLALGGDLLFRGSVGRTDLPFCNGADMEASLARVSALPGEIVVYPGHGPSTTIDEELANNPFLNGTAMPVRR
- a CDS encoding DUF4149 domain-containing protein codes for the protein MTITGRSAGLAQVALSAWWLGAAILLAAAVAPAAFAVLPTRSLAGDLVGRLLPVIFWAGMAVFASVMVLGAWTDTASKYKPRVLAAAVGGTACMIAQFVVDGMIARLRAQAHGPVDALAPTNPLRVAFGQLHLFSVVLLGVAMLAAALVLVLALRGQRDLSVH
- a CDS encoding aspartate ammonia-lyase produces the protein MTSATRSETDPLGPLDVPADAYYGVQTQRALENFPISGLRPLREFVRAVVWIKKAAALTHKETGRLDAKLADAIAAAADEVLAGKLDAHFVVDVYQAGAGTSHNMNVNEVLANRANELLGGKRGAYTPVHPNDHVNMAQSTNDVIPTAIRLGALDLLTGLDRAFGALRDTLAAKGRAFDDVLKSGRTHLQDAMPIRLGQEFSAYADTIDRNLARIRQAADFLRDLGIGGSAVGTGVNVEPEYPALMNKYLKQITGLDLRAGKDRIQLMQSMGDAAAFSAVVKVLALDLSKIASDLRLMVSGPRTGLDEITLPAVQPGSSIMPGKINPSVAEMVNQVCFQVIGNDACVAAAAEHGQLELNVMMPVIAHNVMFSMIILTNAAAALDVRCVAGITANREQCAYWLERSAALATALAPKIGYSKAADISKRSVKEGVLIRDLVKRDQVLPPAEIDEVLDLRKMTEIGVPGGKHGGA
- a CDS encoding Rrf2 family transcriptional regulator, with product MRITTLAEYGVICALHLAKRSDEGPVTGRDIAASERLPVDYVEQILLRLRRAEIVKSTRGARGGYALARPACDITVRDVIAASELTTFDLHCVSHPVEEERCSAAHECSIRPVWLMLQQKIDEVLEGVCLSDLLHQEREVRTRVGLSEIAELDRGRGLPVLQNG
- the smpB gene encoding SsrA-binding protein SmpB; protein product: MKSTNEANDTVSIAKNKRARHDYHILETWEAGLVLTGTEVKSLRDGKAQLVDAYGIVKDGEVYLLNLHISPYKQGSYNNHEPTRTRKLLLHKRQIRRLIGAVEREGLTLVPLDLYFKHGVAKVTLALGKGKKLHDKRETAKARDAEREMARVGRTR
- a CDS encoding N-acetylmuramoyl-L-alanine amidase; translated protein: MIALVLAAFQLAAAMPVRPAPVADRIGPARAAIGSDGHPHLQGDTPAVVVVDAGHGGVDNGMSGPIGATHKIYEKNITLQVALKLGRALQARGVKVVYTRTTDTLINLYDRGPIANRAHGNLFISIHVNASNPKWKDAATARGFETYFLSEAKTEDARRVEAMENSAARFDSGSPVSKGDPLSFILSDMQQNEHLRESMKLAETVQDQLGAVEPGPDRGVQQAAFVVLETAFMPAVLVEIGFGTNPQEAAFISNPRSQTKLAGAIADAAVDYLNAYRAGVNGVADRVAGRHQ
- a CDS encoding dihydroorotate dehydrogenase; this translates as MLRVSAAGLEFQNPIVLAAGTAGYGHEVSGVTDLAAIGGLVTKAVSLEPRQGAPAPRVAEFEGGMINAVGLANPGVDEVCRTHLPWLEVALPGTRKLVNVVGFVVDEFAEVVQRLEASEHAGGAIDGYELNVSCPNTKAGGMEFGADDTALAAVVMQVRRVTHRPVFAKLSPALADIAHTARVAVDAGAHGITVVNTIPGLVVDVETRRPALGFGTGGVSGSAILPVGVLATWKVARAVPVPVIGLGGVRHATDVVQYVLAGASLVGMGTAAMRDPRRPERVVRDLVRWCAAHGVANLADLRGTLEWPA
- the pyrF gene encoding orotidine-5'-phosphate decarboxylase — its product is MTTPIVALDVSRVADALALVDRLDGLCGFYKVGLQLFTAEGPAIVRAVRERGRGAEVFLDLKLHDIPNTVRGAVASAAAHGARLVTVHASGGRAMLDEAQAAAAAGGCSLLAVTVLTSLDAAALAAAWGRDGGSGRTLDVGDEVLRLSAVAAAAGLHGVVCSGREAGAVRSRFGGRLATLVPGVRLAGMPANDQARVVTPGEAVLAGAAYVVLGRTVTAAGDPRIAMERVLAELAAEGSSGG
- the rpmJ gene encoding 50S ribosomal protein L36, which codes for MKVRSSVKPICEHCKVIKRNGVIRIICKRNPKHKQRQG
- the rpsM gene encoding 30S ribosomal protein S13 — its product is MARISGVDLPREKKVEVGLTYIYGIGRKTAAAIVQKAGIDAALRVRDLSDGDVNKLRQVIERDHKVEGALRTEVAMNVKRLMDIGSYRGIRHRRGLPVRGQRTHTNARTKKGPRRAIAGKKKVTK
- the rpsK gene encoding 30S ribosomal protein S11; its protein translation is MATGKKSKRVVEAEGIAHVNATFNNTMVTITDAHGNTVSWGSSGKAGFKGSKKSTPFAATVASEQCAREALSLGVKRVHVRVQGPGSGRESAIQALASAGLQVKSIKDVTPIPHNGCRPPKRRRV